From the Rhinoderma darwinii isolate aRhiDar2 chromosome 12, aRhiDar2.hap1, whole genome shotgun sequence genome, one window contains:
- the LOC142664249 gene encoding ras-related and estrogen-regulated growth inhibitor-like protein, whose amino-acid sequence MVVQIRSSHQPHTKMTDIGHQQQKVEANILVLGAENVGKSALTVRFLTRRFIGEYVGTESIYTHNVTVDGRETFFSIWDSVCPQSPSLQSCVSEEQLRWADGFILVYSICDRDSFNVVRQQLQRIRQLKKRHGSVPTIIVGNKRDLQHRRQISSEEGRLLAIASDCDFFEISAAETYHGSLVVFHQLLETVRESRSKKSAGIKGIVRSMSAVFGRRRTE is encoded by the exons ATGGTTGTACAGATCCGCAGCAGCCACCAGCCGCACACCAAGATGACGGACATCGGCCACCAGCAGCAGAAAGTGGAAGCCAACATCCTGGTCTTAGGAGCCGAGAACGTGGGCAAATCCG CTCTGACGGTCCGGTTTCTGACGCGGAGGTTTATCGGAGAATATGTGGGCACAG AGTCCATCTATACGCACAACGTCACGGTGGATGGCAGAGAAACCTTCTTCAGCATCTGGGACTCCGTCTGTCCGCAG AGCCCGAGTCTGCAGAGCTGCGTCAGCGAGGAGCAGCTGCGCTGGGCGGACGGTTTCATCCTGGTCTACAGCATCTGTGACCGCGACAGCTTCAATGTGGTGCGGCAACAGCTACAGCGAATCCGCCAGCTCAAGAAACGCCACGGCTCCGTGCCCACCATCATCGTGGGCAACAAGCGGGACCTCCAGCACCGGCGGCAGATCTCTAGCGAGGAGGGCCGGCTGCTCGCCATCGCTTCTGACTGTGACTTCTTCGAGATCTCGGCGGCGGAGACCTATCACGGTTCCTTGGTGGTCTTCCACCAGCTGCTGGAGACGGTGCGGGAGAGCCGGAGCAAGAAGAGCGCGGGCATCAAGGGCATCGTGAGGAGCATGTCCGCCGTCTTCGGGCGGAGAAGAACCGAGTGA